One window of the Acidobacteriota bacterium genome contains the following:
- a CDS encoding methyltransferase produces the protein MRRPFREQPYSDSRNREAKMRRPALRSRFLFTRNFLRHPLRTGSLVPSSRFLVKRMLARVDWQQARIVLELGPGLGCFSREILRRMRPDAVLIAIEMNRTFARALRNSIKDRRLFVVEGSALHLDTILARFELGLSDCIISGLPFANMDHTTRESILRKCHQVLSWRGQLVLFQYRSLLAPALAGIFRSVERSYEPLNIPPAHVFCCTRE, from the coding sequence ATGCGCAGACCGTTTCGGGAACAGCCGTATTCAGATAGCCGCAATCGTGAGGCCAAGATGAGACGCCCCGCACTTCGCTCCAGGTTTCTGTTTACGCGTAATTTCCTGCGGCATCCGTTACGGACAGGGTCGCTAGTTCCGAGCTCCCGTTTTCTGGTGAAACGGATGCTCGCGCGAGTAGATTGGCAACAGGCACGGATCGTCCTGGAGCTCGGGCCCGGCCTGGGCTGCTTTAGCAGGGAAATCCTTCGGCGAATGCGTCCCGATGCCGTTTTGATCGCGATCGAGATGAATCGCACGTTCGCGCGAGCACTACGCAACAGCATCAAGGATCGCCGCCTATTCGTCGTGGAAGGCAGCGCTCTTCATCTGGACACGATTCTTGCTCGGTTTGAGCTCGGCCTTTCGGACTGCATCATCTCAGGCTTGCCCTTTGCAAACATGGACCATACAACCAGAGAGTCGATCCTGCGCAAATGCCACCAGGTCCTCTCCTGGCGCGGACAGCTTGTGTTATTTCAATATCGATCGCTGCTGGCTCCGGCGCTCGCCGGCATCTTCCGCTCGGTTGAACGCAGCTACGAGCCGCTCAACATACCTCCAGCTCACGTCTTTTGTTGCACTCGGGAGTGA
- the cmk gene encoding (d)CMP kinase gives MVDPPERRGVVIAIDGPAGAGKSTLASRLARKLGYLNIETGAMYRALALKAIENDIDVDDENALVDLALGSKITLEPQVDGNRVKLDNTDISTRIREKDVTEGASRVSVHPRVREWMVNKQRELGAKGGVVMEGRDIGTAVFPNAEVKIFLDAAPEVRGNRRFHQNAAAEPSAALLAEMRARDERDRTRSVSPLVAASDAVVIDSTNMVLDEVIERAEQIVRKALQSSASMRA, from the coding sequence ATGGTTGACCCGCCGGAAAGGCGTGGAGTGGTGATCGCCATCGATGGACCTGCCGGAGCAGGGAAGAGCACCCTGGCATCGCGCCTTGCGCGCAAGCTCGGTTATCTCAATATTGAAACCGGTGCCATGTATCGCGCTCTGGCTTTGAAAGCAATCGAAAACGATATTGACGTCGATGACGAAAACGCGCTCGTCGACCTTGCCTTAGGATCCAAGATCACCCTCGAGCCGCAAGTTGATGGCAACAGAGTAAAGCTCGACAACACCGATATCTCTACGCGCATTCGCGAAAAAGACGTCACCGAGGGGGCCTCGCGTGTCTCCGTGCATCCGCGAGTTCGCGAATGGATGGTCAATAAACAACGCGAACTCGGTGCAAAGGGCGGAGTCGTGATGGAAGGACGTGATATCGGTACCGCCGTGTTCCCTAATGCTGAGGTAAAAATATTCCTCGATGCCGCACCCGAAGTGCGCGGCAATCGTCGCTTTCACCAGAATGCTGCGGCTGAGCCGTCAGCAGCACTGCTCGCTGAAATGCGCGCACGCGATGAGCGCGACCGAACGCGATCGGTGTCCCCTCTCGTAGCTGCCAGCGACGCTGTCGTGATCGATTCGACCAATATGGTGCTGGATGAGGTAATTGAACGCGCAGAGCAGATAGTGAGAAAGGCGCTTCAGTCTTCGGCTAGTATGAGAGCCTAG
- a CDS encoding RNA polymerase subunit sigma-24, whose product MVRSGYRTKSEAAHKLIRHPSSRNFAASAPAKIAAGPKSGIVVAVAVPQSKQAVLNERNLSRLEENALTNALVRRCIAGDASAWEELVKQQNRRIYNICYRFTGSASDAEDLTQEVFIRLYRTMSSFEPDKGSFTTWLTTLTRNMLVDHFRRTRQERMTDSIDAAPAADEEAPTLAERVEDHGPSPQARLASKETQKMVHQALQKVSPDLREAVILRDLQDMDYKEIAAALKVPEGTVKSRINRGRAELARLLSRINRQAV is encoded by the coding sequence ATGGTACGGTCCGGTTACCGGACAAAATCAGAAGCGGCCCACAAGCTGATTCGTCATCCGTCGTCAAGGAATTTCGCCGCATCGGCCCCCGCTAAGATTGCTGCCGGTCCCAAGTCTGGGATAGTTGTGGCAGTTGCTGTGCCGCAGTCGAAACAGGCTGTTCTAAACGAAAGAAACCTTAGCCGGTTGGAAGAAAACGCCCTCACCAATGCCTTAGTCCGACGCTGCATCGCTGGCGATGCGAGCGCGTGGGAGGAGCTCGTCAAGCAGCAGAACCGGCGGATTTACAATATTTGCTATCGCTTTACCGGCTCGGCCAGCGATGCAGAAGACCTTACGCAAGAGGTGTTTATCCGGCTATACCGGACGATGAGCAGCTTCGAGCCGGATAAAGGCTCGTTCACTACCTGGCTTACGACCCTCACCCGCAACATGCTAGTCGACCACTTCCGCCGTACCCGGCAGGAACGCATGACGGACTCGATCGACGCAGCTCCGGCAGCCGATGAGGAGGCTCCAACTCTCGCTGAGCGGGTCGAAGACCACGGTCCATCCCCTCAGGCTCGACTGGCCAGCAAAGAGACCCAGAAGATGGTGCATCAGGCCCTGCAAAAGGTCTCCCCAGACCTGCGCGAGGCGGTGATTCTGCGCGACTTGCAAGACATGGACTATAAGGAAATTGCCGCCGCTCTGAAGGTGCCGGAAGGGACCGTAAAGTCCCGAATCAACCGCGGGAGAGCGGAACTGGCGAGACTCTTATCGCGTATTAACAGACAGGCAGTTTGA
- a CDS encoding aspartate--tRNA ligase, with protein MCGTLRASDAGSTGTLMGWVNRRRDLGNLIFVDLRDRTGLVQIVVDKESNPALHEKASRIRSEYVLAVVGNVKKRDASTINKNLATGEIEIIAQELRVLNDSKTPPFSPAEQAIGNEELRLKYRYIDMRRPEMQSNIELRSKVSLAIRKELSNRGFLEIETPFMTRSTPEGARDYLVPSRVYPGSFYALPQSPQLFKQILMISGFDKYFQIVRCFRDEDLRADRQPEFTQIDLEMSFPTQDRVFEVVEAFLVAAFREGGIELKPPFPRMKYDDAIRRYGIDKPDMRLPEMTDVREAFTEENLNALNLDPLLPVVAVRIPKIGELSRKERDDNKQLAAPKPGVKVIDDLKRLEKSFPDAITKLRATAEAELEDLLVIVAAAPSADRSPIAQRKAAEAVYTSAGALRLALAQKYREKHVAFNKTGTANDYRVLWVTDFPMFEYDEKDGRWNAAHHPFTSPHEEDFGKLLSDPGAVRALAYDIVLNGTELGSGSIRIHRQDIQKQIFNSLGMADEDARSRFGFFLDALEYGTPPHGGIALGLDRIVMILAGADSLREVIPFPKTAKAVDLMVNAPTPVSPQQLKELGIAIKG; from the coding sequence ATGTGCGGCACGCTGCGCGCCAGCGATGCCGGTAGCACTGGCACTCTGATGGGATGGGTAAACCGCCGCCGCGATCTTGGCAACCTGATCTTCGTTGATCTACGGGATCGCACGGGTCTGGTTCAGATTGTTGTCGACAAAGAGAGCAATCCGGCGTTGCACGAAAAGGCCAGCCGAATAAGGTCAGAGTATGTTCTGGCTGTTGTCGGCAATGTAAAAAAGCGAGACGCGTCAACCATCAACAAAAACCTTGCGACCGGCGAGATTGAAATCATCGCGCAGGAGCTTCGCGTTCTCAATGACTCAAAGACTCCGCCCTTTTCGCCTGCTGAGCAGGCCATCGGAAACGAAGAGCTACGGCTGAAGTATCGCTACATCGACATGCGCCGTCCGGAGATGCAGTCGAATATCGAGCTGCGCTCGAAAGTATCGTTGGCTATCCGGAAGGAACTCTCGAACCGCGGATTTCTCGAGATTGAGACTCCGTTCATGACGCGCAGCACACCGGAAGGCGCGCGCGACTATTTGGTACCAAGCCGTGTGTATCCGGGGTCCTTTTACGCGCTGCCGCAGTCGCCACAATTGTTCAAGCAGATCTTGATGATCTCGGGCTTCGACAAATACTTCCAAATCGTGCGTTGCTTCCGCGACGAAGACCTGCGCGCTGATCGTCAGCCGGAGTTCACGCAGATTGATCTGGAAATGTCCTTCCCAACTCAAGACCGGGTCTTTGAAGTGGTCGAGGCATTTTTAGTCGCGGCATTTCGCGAGGGTGGCATTGAGTTAAAACCGCCGTTTCCGCGAATGAAGTACGACGACGCCATCCGCAGGTACGGCATAGACAAGCCTGACATGCGCCTGCCCGAGATGACGGACGTCCGCGAGGCGTTTACCGAGGAGAACTTGAATGCTTTGAATCTTGATCCGCTGCTGCCGGTGGTTGCAGTCCGCATTCCGAAGATTGGCGAACTCTCGCGCAAGGAGCGCGATGACAACAAACAACTCGCTGCGCCGAAGCCCGGAGTCAAAGTCATCGACGACTTGAAGCGCCTGGAGAAGAGTTTTCCTGACGCAATCACGAAGCTGCGCGCGACAGCAGAAGCCGAGCTTGAAGATCTGCTCGTCATCGTCGCCGCAGCGCCCTCTGCGGACCGGTCACCGATCGCTCAGCGCAAAGCGGCAGAGGCGGTATATACGTCGGCGGGTGCACTGCGTCTGGCGCTCGCCCAGAAGTACAGAGAGAAGCATGTTGCCTTCAACAAAACCGGAACGGCAAATGACTACCGCGTTCTCTGGGTCACTGACTTTCCGATGTTCGAGTATGACGAGAAGGATGGGCGATGGAATGCCGCGCACCATCCGTTCACGTCACCACATGAAGAGGACTTCGGCAAGCTGCTCTCAGATCCCGGAGCTGTGCGCGCTTTGGCATATGACATTGTGCTGAACGGAACCGAGTTAGGTTCGGGCTCAATTCGTATTCATCGCCAGGATATCCAGAAGCAGATCTTCAATTCGCTGGGCATGGCGGACGAAGACGCGCGCTCACGCTTTGGATTTTTTCTCGACGCGCTCGAATACGGGACTCCTCCACATGGAGGTATCGCCTTAGGGCTGGATCGCATCGTGATGATTCTCGCGGGTGCCGACAGCCTGCGTGAGGTTATCCCGTTCCCGAAGACTGCAAAGGCGGTCGATCTGATGGTGAATGCTCCAACTCCGGTCAGCCCGCAACAGCTGAAGGAGTTAGGGATTGCAATAAAGGGATGA
- the mutL gene encoding DNA mismatch repair endonuclease MutL — protein sequence MGRIRVLSDNVANKIAAGEVVERPSSIVKELLENSLDAGATRIRIEVEAGGRKLIAITDNGCGMGQDDAMLAFERHATSKIHNADDLLNIDTLGFRGEALPSIASVSRLVLETRQPGDVSGTRIEIAGGKLLKVDETGGPTGTAINVRDIFFNTPARKKFLKAESTELSHIASLVMHYALAHPDKHFELHSATHNMLTASPVTTHAERLYQIFGRDTLDQLIPVAAETDLERAGIPEPPPWRRREDYEPPTPGKVRMHGFVSKPELQKLNRNSIFVFVNQRLVRDRLVQHALTEAYRNIIPPAVFPVVLLFLEMPATEVDANVHPAKTEVRFRQQSLIHDFVRDSVRAALIKARPVPQFTREISAQPTASVALSPGASLPEDAENDAAGFVLTATAPLPQTTPLAFEDAFLVGASAPSNVDIAAVAATVPTWEQVSGATACSAMVDDLAGPEEGIAPQLASLRPLGQIRQSFILAVNQEGLWIIDQHVAHERVLFERVLRQRQTESIPVQKMLMPIVVQLTPGQQAVFAEISDELGRNGFEVELFGSRTVVVKAVPAGVESCDMEQMLGELLADFEREQQTLNLDAIRHRIAASIACHAAIKVNMPLEQNKMEWLLRELAHTECPMSCPHGRPVVLRYSVKDIQRAFKRI from the coding sequence ATGGGCCGCATTCGCGTACTCTCCGATAATGTCGCGAACAAGATCGCTGCCGGCGAAGTTGTCGAGCGGCCCTCATCGATAGTCAAAGAGCTTCTCGAGAACTCTTTGGATGCAGGTGCAACCCGCATTCGTATCGAAGTTGAGGCCGGCGGCCGGAAACTGATCGCGATCACCGATAATGGGTGCGGCATGGGACAGGACGATGCCATGCTCGCCTTCGAGCGGCACGCAACCTCGAAGATCCACAATGCAGACGATCTGCTGAATATCGATACGCTTGGATTTCGTGGCGAGGCTTTGCCATCGATTGCATCCGTCTCGAGGCTCGTCCTTGAGACTCGACAACCTGGCGACGTTTCCGGTACGCGTATCGAGATTGCTGGCGGTAAGTTGTTGAAGGTAGACGAAACTGGAGGGCCGACGGGTACGGCGATCAATGTTCGCGATATTTTCTTCAACACCCCGGCGCGCAAGAAATTCCTGAAAGCGGAATCTACTGAGCTCTCTCACATCGCTTCGTTAGTTATGCATTACGCGTTGGCTCATCCTGATAAACACTTCGAGTTGCACTCGGCTACGCACAACATGCTTACGGCGTCGCCAGTTACCACGCATGCCGAGCGGTTGTACCAGATCTTCGGCCGCGACACTCTCGATCAGCTCATTCCCGTGGCGGCGGAGACAGACCTTGAGCGCGCAGGAATTCCCGAGCCTCCTCCCTGGCGTCGCAGGGAGGACTACGAACCGCCAACTCCGGGCAAGGTACGGATGCACGGCTTCGTATCGAAACCTGAGCTGCAAAAGCTAAATCGCAACTCCATCTTCGTGTTCGTGAACCAGCGGCTGGTGCGGGATCGCCTGGTGCAGCATGCGCTGACCGAGGCGTACCGCAACATCATTCCACCAGCAGTTTTTCCGGTGGTGCTGCTGTTTCTGGAGATGCCAGCGACTGAAGTTGACGCCAATGTTCATCCGGCCAAGACCGAGGTGCGCTTCCGCCAGCAGAGTTTGATACATGATTTCGTACGCGATTCAGTGCGTGCCGCGCTTATAAAGGCGCGTCCTGTGCCGCAGTTCACGCGGGAGATTTCTGCTCAGCCTACCGCTTCGGTTGCGCTCTCTCCTGGTGCGTCGCTGCCTGAGGACGCAGAGAACGATGCTGCTGGGTTCGTGCTCACCGCAACTGCGCCTCTGCCGCAAACCACGCCGCTGGCATTTGAAGATGCTTTCCTCGTCGGTGCTTCGGCGCCATCGAATGTTGACATCGCCGCGGTCGCAGCCACAGTTCCAACCTGGGAACAAGTTTCCGGTGCCACTGCTTGCAGCGCGATGGTTGATGACTTGGCCGGACCAGAAGAAGGCATCGCTCCACAACTGGCATCGTTGCGACCGCTTGGTCAGATACGCCAGTCGTTCATTCTGGCAGTCAATCAGGAGGGACTCTGGATCATCGATCAGCATGTGGCGCATGAGCGTGTGCTCTTCGAGCGAGTTCTTAGACAACGGCAGACGGAATCCATTCCTGTGCAGAAGATGCTGATGCCCATTGTGGTACAGCTCACTCCAGGTCAGCAGGCCGTCTTTGCAGAAATTTCTGATGAACTTGGACGCAATGGTTTTGAAGTGGAGTTATTTGGCTCGCGCACGGTTGTGGTGAAAGCTGTTCCAGCGGGTGTCGAGAGCTGCGATATGGAGCAGATGCTGGGCGAGCTTCTCGCAGATTTTGAGCGCGAGCAGCAGACGTTGAACCTCGACGCCATCCGTCACCGCATCGCGGCATCGATTGCGTGTCATGCGGCTATCAAAGTCAACATGCCTCTGGAGCAAAATAAGATGGAATGGCTGCTTCGGGAGCTCGCACACACCGAATGTCCAATGTCCTGTCCGCATGGGCGTCCCGTCGTCCTGCGGTATTCTGTGAAGGACATACAGAGAGCGTTCAAAAGAATCTAA